The Carassius auratus strain Wakin unplaced genomic scaffold, ASM336829v1 scaf_tig00032033, whole genome shotgun sequence genome includes a region encoding these proteins:
- the LOC113080795 gene encoding cyclic nucleotide-binding domain-containing protein 1-like → MAQTYTLSLPARGPWRYLKKLLDTVFKEIAAGGSFGCCEPVSAVDGGAVIQCVMTLETCEILRISRSGYKKLKKDILAQDHEVKVSLIQGCQLYLHWPKLSINHLVDGMQLKTFPANQVLVKEGKICPFVAFIGRGECHILQDVGSLIKPVDKKGCRIRFVNVGMLGPKQSFGEVSILLNQPSPCTVITATEVHGGIIQPECLKGLDSVTTSLILQTARPVCGKLSEEEVLKEFLTQERMKKWEHEKRKILSDALFYNGVHPGRGKWDFNRGPRGVTGKSKKSI, encoded by the exons ATTGCAGCTGGAGGTTCATTTGGATGCTGTGAACCTGTAAGTGCAGTAGATGGAGGTGCCGTCATCCAGTGTGTCATGACACTCGAGACCTGCGAGATTCTCAGAATATCTCGTTCTGGCTACAAGAAGCTGAAAAAG GACATCCTGGCACAGGACCATGAAGTTAAAGTGTCTTTGATCCAGGGTTGCCAGCTGTACCTTCACTGGCCAAAGCTTTCCATCAACCACCTGGTCGACGGCATGCAGCTAAAAACATTCCCTGCTAATCAAG TGCTGGTGAAGGAGGGAAAGATCTGTCCGTTTGTGGCCTTCATTGGACGTGGAGAATGTCACATCCTCCAGGATGTGGGGTCATTGATAAAACCTGTTGACAAAAAG GGCTGCAGGATCAGATTCGTGAATGTTGGTATGCTGGGTCCAAAACAGTCATTTGGAGAGGTCAGCATCCTACTGAACCAGCCGTCCCCTTGTACTGTTATCACTGCCACTGAAGTTCATGGTGGAATCATTCAACCAGAATGCCTTAAAG GACTGGACTCAGTGACCACTTCTCTTATACTGCAGACTGCACGACCAGTGTGTGGAAAGCTCAGTGAG GAGgaagtcttgaaggagttcctgACACAGGAGAGGATGAAGAAATGGGAACATGAGAAG AGGAAGATACTTTCTGATGCTCTGTTTTATAATGGCGTTCACCCAGGAAGAGGCAAATGGGATTTTAACAGAGGACCAAGAGGAGTAACTGGGAAATCCAAGAAGAGCATATGA